From Bacteroidales bacterium, one genomic window encodes:
- a CDS encoding transglutaminase family protein, which produces MVYCSCQKSYDGSYYRFWKYDGKEETNFTHPLYSKINLLSNYAPVKKLRIKVVEQSRIHLDSRTWSEMRPVKNAEVSFGLYNYAEYYPLAKIKTDGNGYASLTTGYGDLVIWAAKGDKYAQKQAFAADTLVTVEIKKINKKENSSSMLLTPPKELPIDIIDSELEKENNKRLAYEDSLRNAYVKTFPDSAFIQKTIKNFNQGLRSNEHDPRHSAGHPEVVEYDGYIWDILKKSCGNYKEIQRVIYLGGTAGVDVLRMVYEKDLRDVPADVFLDHLRAANADESKEKISEYILNPRIQLEKITSWRSYLQNYFAGQKTLFSSNPRNIAAWINKNIKLNDSDNYYGVPISPEGVLKIKEGDMKSLEILFVATCRSFGIEARYEWATGKAQYRNNPGASWQYADITGIASLNKMAGRNRKSSEKGDITHASEQNNCTLVVENDKNNSIKPEYYSQFTIQKLVDGAFKTLDYEYDPHFQNFPDTLMLSAGYYRIVAGSRNSNGAVQVSEKYFTLNPAVLKKGAKKSAKNSIRTASKTSVTTVIVTMPKVKEEVKSLGVVDMQTIGIKDSISNNKPVAVAVIDGKEPSRHLIVDYAKSKEEFARAGIKMIFINADNESTQAEKTIKGKSVGSTLIGAANAKFLGNYPILVLLKPDGTIVYLSQGYKISSQEEILKVAAQLASE; this is translated from the coding sequence ATGGTTTACTGCTCCTGCCAAAAGAGCTATGATGGTTCATACTACCGTTTTTGGAAATATGATGGAAAAGAAGAGACTAATTTTACTCATCCTTTATACTCTAAGATAAATCTGCTTTCTAATTATGCTCCGGTTAAAAAATTGAGAATTAAGGTTGTAGAGCAATCGCGCATTCATCTGGATAGTCGCACATGGAGTGAAATGAGACCGGTAAAAAATGCTGAAGTAAGTTTTGGGCTTTATAATTATGCGGAGTATTACCCTCTTGCAAAAATAAAGACAGATGGCAACGGATATGCTTCACTTACTACAGGCTATGGAGATTTGGTAATATGGGCAGCTAAAGGTGATAAATATGCTCAAAAACAGGCCTTTGCAGCTGACACGCTGGTAACTGTCGAGATTAAAAAAATTAATAAAAAGGAGAATTCCTCATCTATGCTGCTTACCCCTCCAAAAGAGCTGCCGATAGATATAATTGATTCTGAGCTGGAAAAAGAGAATAATAAGCGGCTTGCTTATGAGGATTCTTTGAGAAATGCGTACGTTAAAACTTTTCCTGATTCAGCTTTTATACAAAAGACCATAAAGAATTTTAACCAAGGTCTAAGAAGCAACGAGCATGATCCAAGGCATTCTGCCGGACATCCGGAAGTTGTTGAATATGACGGTTATATATGGGATATCTTAAAGAAATCATGTGGAAATTATAAAGAAATTCAGAGAGTTATTTATCTGGGAGGCACCGCAGGTGTGGATGTTTTGAGAATGGTTTATGAGAAGGATTTGCGGGATGTGCCGGCTGATGTTTTTCTGGATCATCTGAGGGCGGCAAATGCTGACGAATCTAAAGAGAAAATATCGGAATATATTTTAAATCCGCGTATTCAATTGGAAAAAATTACCTCATGGAGAAGTTATTTGCAGAATTATTTTGCGGGGCAAAAAACTCTGTTTTCATCCAATCCCCGGAACATTGCTGCATGGATTAATAAAAATATAAAGCTCAATGATTCAGATAATTATTACGGTGTGCCAATCTCGCCGGAGGGAGTTCTCAAAATCAAAGAGGGGGATATGAAATCATTGGAGATATTGTTTGTGGCTACATGCAGAAGTTTTGGAATTGAGGCAAGATATGAGTGGGCTACCGGAAAAGCGCAATACAGAAATAATCCTGGAGCGTCATGGCAATATGCTGATATAACGGGTATTGCATCTTTAAACAAGATGGCTGGGAGGAATAGAAAGAGCTCAGAAAAAGGAGATATAACACATGCATCAGAGCAAAATAATTGTACCCTCGTAGTTGAAAATGACAAAAATAATTCAATTAAGCCGGAATATTATTCTCAGTTTACAATTCAAAAGCTTGTGGATGGAGCGTTTAAAACTCTTGATTATGAATATGATCCGCATTTTCAAAATTTCCCTGATACATTGATGCTTTCCGCCGGATATTACAGGATTGTTGCCGGGAGCAGAAACAGCAACGGCGCGGTGCAAGTGAGCGAGAAGTATTTTACCCTTAATCCTGCTGTTCTAAAAAAAGGTGCCAAAAAATCGGCAAAGAATTCCATTAGGACTGCTTCTAAAACTTCTGTAACAACTGTGATTGTTACAATGCCAAAAGTCAAAGAGGAGGTAAAATCTTTGGGCGTTGTAGATATGCAAACTATTGGTATTAAGGACTCTATAAGCAATAATAAACCTGTTGCAGTTGCCGTTATAGATGGCAAAGAACCAAGCCGACATTTGATTGTTGACTATGCAAAATCCAAGGAGGAATTTGCAAGGGCGGGGATAAAAATGATTTTTATTAATGCGGATAATGAGAGTACCCAAGCAGAAAAAACAATTAAAGGAAAGTCTGTCGGGAGTACACTAATTGGCGCTGCAAATGCCAAATTCCTAGGCAATTATCCAATACTGGTTTTGCTTAAGCCGGACGGTACAATTGTTTATCTAAGCCAGGGTTACAAGATTTCTTCACAAGAGGAAATCCTTAAGGTTGCAGCTCAGCTAGCCTCTGAATAG
- a CDS encoding transglutaminase-like domain-containing protein — MKKSFLLACAILFVSFSFAQSAYKSEPRKNSGEKDYLKFLYDYMPLSDRADYDTSFFKMQVKTAVEARNTFRWGAQIPEEIFKHFVLVYRVNNENLDSARVVMFKALRERFAKIEKEEGRPLSMYEAALEVNHWCHEHMNYRASDGRTSSPLASMKTSWGRCGEESTFAVTALRAACIPARQCYTPRWAHTDDNHAWVEVWIDGKWYYLGACEPEPKLNMAWFTAPAKRAMMVHTTVFGNMMEKKRLILLILYTLR, encoded by the coding sequence ATGAAAAAATCGTTTTTACTTGCTTGCGCAATTTTATTTGTCTCTTTTTCATTTGCTCAATCTGCGTATAAATCTGAGCCCCGGAAAAATAGCGGTGAGAAAGATTATTTGAAATTTTTGTATGATTATATGCCATTGAGCGATAGGGCGGACTATGATACATCTTTTTTCAAAATGCAGGTAAAGACAGCCGTGGAGGCGCGCAATACTTTTAGATGGGGAGCTCAAATTCCGGAGGAAATATTTAAACATTTTGTCCTTGTATATAGAGTGAACAATGAAAATCTTGATAGTGCAAGAGTGGTGATGTTCAAGGCATTGCGTGAGCGTTTTGCAAAAATAGAAAAAGAAGAGGGCAGACCTTTGTCCATGTACGAGGCTGCTCTGGAGGTTAATCACTGGTGTCATGAACATATGAACTATAGAGCATCCGATGGCAGAACATCATCTCCTCTTGCCTCCATGAAAACTTCCTGGGGACGTTGCGGGGAGGAGAGTACTTTTGCAGTAACAGCGCTAAGGGCGGCATGTATTCCCGCAAGACAGTGTTATACTCCGCGATGGGCTCATACTGATGACAATCATGCGTGGGTAGAAGTTTGGATTGACGGAAAGTGGTACTACTTAGGAGCTTGCGAGCCGGAGCCAAAGTTGAATATGGCATGGTTTACTGCTCCTGCCAAAAGAGCTATGATGGTTCATACTACCGTTTTTGGAAATATGATGGAAAAGAAGAGACTAATTTTACTCATCCTTTATACTCTAAGATAA
- a CDS encoding type II asparaginase, giving the protein MKKIFISSLIKVNLILLLLVCGVTAYAKPRITIIATGGTIAGAASSSVNDAYQPAQLSVKQIVASVPGIENLAEINTIQLTNIASQNMTEDVWLTIRQTIDYLFSKNLADGVVITHGTDTMEETAYFLYLTLNHSYPIVITGSMRPSTSLSADGPMNLYNAVATAASPDSKGKGAMILMNATIFSAADVYKGNTVAVDAFESVYGPIGYVRNGAPKYVRNVVSGFAADKFNYQPVFDIKELKTLPKVEIITSYAFASAEPIRAVIASKAAGIVIAGVGHGNYDRAIAAEIDNAVSKGIVVVRSSRISKGGVDENAEEYSEKVPVCYNHSPQAARILLMLALTQTSKPKDVQKLFAQ; this is encoded by the coding sequence ATGAAAAAGATATTTATTTCCTCGCTCATAAAAGTAAATCTGATATTACTTCTCTTGGTATGCGGTGTTACTGCTTATGCAAAGCCAAGGATTACAATTATTGCTACGGGAGGTACCATTGCGGGTGCGGCCAGCAGTTCTGTAAATGATGCGTATCAGCCAGCACAGTTGTCTGTTAAGCAAATAGTTGCAAGCGTTCCCGGAATAGAGAATCTTGCAGAAATAAATACCATTCAGCTTACAAATATTGCAAGCCAAAACATGACGGAAGATGTTTGGCTTACCATAAGGCAGACCATAGATTATCTCTTTTCCAAGAATCTTGCAGATGGAGTTGTGATAACGCATGGAACAGATACAATGGAGGAAACTGCTTATTTTCTGTATCTTACCTTAAATCATTCATACCCCATAGTGATAACGGGTTCTATGCGTCCTTCCACCTCTTTGAGCGCTGACGGACCAATGAATCTTTATAATGCCGTTGCAACGGCAGCAAGTCCCGATTCAAAAGGGAAGGGTGCCATGATTTTAATGAATGCAACAATATTCTCCGCTGCAGATGTTTATAAAGGCAATACGGTTGCAGTTGATGCTTTTGAATCTGTTTACGGACCTATTGGCTATGTGAGGAACGGAGCTCCAAAATATGTTAGGAATGTCGTTTCCGGCTTTGCCGCTGATAAGTTTAATTACCAACCTGTGTTTGATATTAAGGAGCTTAAAACTTTGCCAAAGGTGGAAATAATTACCTCTTACGCATTTGCTTCCGCTGAACCCATTAGGGCTGTAATTGCCTCAAAAGCAGCGGGTATTGTAATTGCCGGGGTTGGGCACGGAAATTATGACAGAGCTATTGCTGCAGAGATAGACAATGCTGTTTCCAAAGGGATAGTTGTTGTAAGAAGTTCCAGAATATCCAAGGGAGGGGTTGATGAAAATGCGGAGGAGTATTCAGAGAAAGTTCCTGTTTGCTATAATCATTCTCCTCAGGCGGCAAGAATTCTGCTTATGCTTGCACTTACGCAAACCTCTAAGCCAAAGGATGTTCAGAAGCTATTTGCTCAGTAG
- a CDS encoding glycosyl hydrolase family 18 protein: MLRKTGILNSKIMAVLAASAAIFLFAGCSKGEVTPEPTKPTTPTTPTTTVSVDTLVTQMQSKVAGREVGTYCTYYGSGLPNPNYVTYINYAFAEVYVSSNVYNGFKLQGGESRFQSVVDLKKQNPAIKIFISFTNGVANSDNKKDGGFSAISANAAYRKQFAEDCLAFIKKWGIDGIDIDWEFPGLAWGASADKAVDTDNFTLLMKQLRETLGTNYLLSYAGYVKDKVKVTGGYEFMDIAAVMPYVDFVNVMTYDFDSAPSYHNALQDAGSYWDCVRTVNAYKNAGATMSKLHLGIPFYARKAFSGTSAAVSYKNLSKSSAVWSSIASVPYIPDATTKSVTYSYDNTKSIFRKGSWMLGLGLSGMFCWEISQDDASNTLQKAMWNATMR, encoded by the coding sequence ATGTTACGCAAAACAGGAATTTTGAATTCCAAAATCATGGCAGTGCTTGCGGCTTCTGCTGCAATCTTCTTATTTGCCGGATGTTCCAAAGGGGAAGTTACTCCGGAACCAACAAAACCAACAACCCCTACGACCCCAACCACTACTGTCTCAGTTGACACCTTAGTTACTCAAATGCAGTCAAAAGTTGCAGGGAGAGAGGTAGGAACCTATTGTACTTATTATGGCAGCGGACTCCCTAATCCTAACTATGTAACCTATATAAACTACGCGTTTGCAGAGGTTTATGTCTCTTCTAATGTTTACAACGGCTTTAAGCTGCAAGGTGGTGAGTCCAGATTCCAAAGTGTTGTAGATTTAAAGAAACAGAATCCTGCGATTAAGATATTTATCTCATTTACTAACGGAGTTGCAAATTCTGATAATAAAAAAGACGGCGGATTTTCCGCTATCTCCGCAAATGCAGCATATCGCAAACAATTTGCAGAGGACTGCCTTGCATTTATAAAGAAATGGGGGATTGACGGAATTGATATTGACTGGGAATTTCCAGGACTTGCATGGGGAGCATCTGCCGACAAGGCCGTTGATACGGACAATTTTACCCTGTTAATGAAGCAATTAAGAGAAACGCTCGGGACTAATTATCTTTTGTCTTATGCTGGTTATGTAAAGGATAAAGTTAAAGTTACCGGCGGATATGAGTTTATGGATATAGCTGCTGTTATGCCGTATGTGGATTTTGTAAACGTCATGACCTATGATTTTGATTCTGCACCAAGCTACCATAATGCATTGCAGGATGCCGGCTCTTATTGGGATTGCGTTAGAACGGTAAATGCATATAAAAATGCCGGGGCTACAATGAGCAAGCTGCATCTTGGAATTCCTTTCTACGCAAGAAAGGCCTTTTCCGGAACAAGCGCTGCTGTGTCATATAAAAACTTAAGTAAATCTTCAGCAGTATGGAGCAGCATTGCCAGCGTGCCATATATTCCGGATGCAACAACTAAATCTGTTACATATAGTTACGACAATACCAAAAGTATTTTCAGAAAGGGTTCATGGATGCTTGGTCTTGGGCTGAGCGGAATGTTTTGCTGGGAGATTAGCCAGGATGATGCAAGTAATACTTTGCAGAAGGCAATGTGGAATGCTACAATGAGATAG
- a CDS encoding NAD(P)H-hydrate dehydratase yields the protein MEEIYFNFFGQLDNVESFDLLRKDSLPADFFLPRYQFAHKGDFGHALIIAGSYGKAGACILSARACMKTGCGLLTVHVPGKIYSIVQSSFPEAMAEVDDDENYFSSNINNLDRYSCVAIGPGIGTESATKKALVNLLKANASLKEPRPMVLDADALNILAGIPGFEKLLSPNSILTPHPKEFERMFGVFENYSAKVKFMQKFSARTGVVVVLKGGVTAISTPSGELFFNIKGNPGMATAGAGDVLTGIICGVMAQKCNMDWYGKTGYAEAAKMGVFIHANAGDFARDSVGQSSLIASDIVDNIHKAIEKMAAC from the coding sequence ATGGAAGAAATTTATTTTAATTTTTTTGGACAGCTGGACAACGTAGAATCTTTTGACCTCTTAAGAAAGGACTCTTTGCCTGCCGATTTCTTCCTCCCAAGATATCAGTTTGCGCACAAAGGAGATTTTGGACATGCCCTGATTATTGCCGGCAGCTATGGTAAGGCGGGAGCTTGCATACTTTCTGCAAGAGCCTGCATGAAAACAGGTTGCGGCCTTTTAACCGTTCACGTTCCCGGTAAAATATATAGTATTGTGCAGAGCTCTTTTCCGGAGGCAATGGCGGAAGTTGATGATGATGAAAATTATTTTTCATCTAATATTAATAATCTCGACAGATATTCCTGTGTTGCCATAGGTCCCGGCATAGGTACAGAAAGCGCAACAAAAAAAGCTTTGGTTAATTTATTGAAAGCCAATGCATCTCTTAAAGAACCGCGGCCAATGGTGCTGGATGCAGATGCTTTAAATATCCTTGCAGGAATTCCTGGTTTTGAGAAGCTGCTCTCTCCAAACAGCATATTAACTCCTCATCCTAAGGAGTTTGAGAGAATGTTTGGCGTGTTTGAAAATTATAGTGCCAAGGTGAAATTTATGCAGAAGTTCTCTGCGCGCACCGGTGTTGTTGTTGTCCTAAAGGGCGGTGTTACAGCTATTTCTACACCATCGGGAGAATTATTTTTTAATATAAAGGGAAACCCCGGAATGGCTACGGCTGGTGCCGGTGATGTTTTGACCGGAATTATTTGCGGCGTAATGGCGCAAAAATGCAATATGGATTGGTATGGTAAAACCGGATATGCGGAGGCGGCAAAAATGGGAGTTTTCATACATGCCAATGCGGGAGATTTTGCAAGGGATTCCGTAGGGCAAAGCTCATTAATTGCCTCTGATATAGTGGATAATATACACAAAGCCATTGAAAAGATGGCGGCCTGCTGA
- the lnt gene encoding apolipoprotein N-acyltransferase, which produces MLGFASALLLSIPYIIPHVGMVALVAFLPLFAAEYLATENGKKNFWIIYYCTFLIWNIITTYWIYLATLPGAIAAVTLNALQMAIIFRLFRWFRKLTSGVLPYLFFMFLWVGWEHAYYTWQISWPWLTLGNAFATSVKSIQWYSLLGTVGGSFWILLVNILLFRVLLLISAKQKITASAISVAIIILVPIVYSQIRYSSYKEKRGENITKEVAILQPNIDPYNDKFSGMSQSQQNDILFGLADKAVSDKTFLMLAPETFYTPSGPFDCLREASPEDCITYNTFRIFAMSHNVNFIFGAVTQHFYMPSVKNAIPGDLYSGSFDLSTPPTPTARPIAGGATWYDNFNTAVFVGPRGDQKDFYHKSKLVILAESVPVIKGKSVFKSLGIDLGGSIGSFGSDKERNIFCTNDDVMLGTAICYESVFGDYFREYINKGAQMMTIITNDGWWGNTFGYRQHLSYARLRAIETRRDIARCANTGVSAFINQRGDIVSSTGWWKRCYLVGNVNLNNDITIFVKYGDIIGRVSLFAFFLLLLSGIVRQITKKTIIKGVL; this is translated from the coding sequence ATGCTGGGATTTGCATCAGCGCTGCTGCTCTCAATACCCTATATCATCCCGCACGTAGGAATGGTTGCCTTGGTGGCTTTTCTTCCTTTGTTTGCCGCAGAGTATTTGGCGACGGAAAACGGCAAGAAAAATTTTTGGATTATCTATTACTGCACTTTCCTTATTTGGAATATCATAACAACATACTGGATATATCTTGCAACGTTGCCCGGCGCAATTGCTGCCGTAACTTTGAACGCACTGCAGATGGCTATCATTTTCAGGCTGTTCCGCTGGTTTAGAAAATTAACATCCGGCGTGCTTCCGTATCTGTTTTTTATGTTTTTGTGGGTTGGATGGGAGCATGCATATTACACTTGGCAAATCAGCTGGCCGTGGCTAACTCTAGGCAATGCCTTTGCAACCTCCGTAAAATCAATCCAGTGGTATTCGCTTCTGGGAACCGTCGGCGGCTCCTTCTGGATATTGCTTGTGAATATTTTGCTATTTAGAGTGCTGCTGCTTATCTCTGCAAAACAGAAGATTACGGCCTCCGCAATATCTGTCGCGATAATTATTTTGGTCCCGATAGTTTATTCCCAAATCCGCTATTCTTCCTACAAAGAGAAGAGGGGTGAAAACATTACAAAAGAGGTTGCCATATTGCAGCCTAACATTGACCCTTATAATGACAAGTTCAGCGGAATGAGTCAAAGCCAGCAAAATGATATTTTATTTGGACTTGCAGATAAAGCGGTGTCAGACAAGACGTTCCTGATGCTGGCTCCTGAAACTTTTTATACTCCGAGCGGACCTTTTGATTGCCTGAGAGAGGCTTCTCCGGAAGATTGTATCACTTATAATACATTCAGAATTTTTGCAATGTCTCACAATGTCAATTTTATTTTTGGCGCTGTGACACAGCACTTTTACATGCCCTCCGTTAAAAACGCGATACCTGGAGATTTATATTCGGGCTCGTTTGATTTAAGTACGCCTCCTACTCCAACCGCAAGACCTATTGCAGGCGGCGCAACATGGTATGACAACTTTAATACTGCTGTTTTTGTTGGTCCGCGCGGTGACCAGAAAGATTTTTATCATAAATCTAAGCTTGTGATACTGGCTGAGTCTGTGCCTGTTATAAAAGGCAAGAGCGTATTCAAATCTCTTGGAATAGATTTGGGCGGTTCAATAGGGAGCTTTGGTTCAGATAAGGAGAGAAATATATTTTGCACAAATGATGATGTGATGCTTGGCACGGCAATATGCTATGAGTCAGTTTTTGGAGATTACTTTAGAGAGTACATCAACAAAGGGGCTCAGATGATGACTATTATTACAAATGACGGGTGGTGGGGGAACACTTTCGGATATAGACAGCATTTGAGTTACGCACGCTTGCGCGCAATAGAAACACGCAGAGATATAGCACGTTGCGCTAATACGGGAGTTTCAGCATTTATCAATCAAAGAGGAGATATTGTATCCAGCACCGGCTGGTGGAAGAGGTGCTATTTGGTAGGCAATGTAAATCTTAACAATGATATTACGATATTTGTAAAGTACGGGGATATTATTGGAAGAGTTTCATTGTTTGCATTCTTCCTCCTTTTGCTCTCAGGCATTGTTAGGCAGATCACAAAAAAGACCATAATAAAGGGAGTCCTTTAA
- a CDS encoding LysE family transporter, translated as MIFIKGLIVGLGASIPLGPLGVLCIQKTLSRGRASGFFTGLGASVSDTFYSTISLLGLVFIEDLIDSHKAAVLMVGGVVILLIGLKIYVTNPVKQIRQKNKKSKHVEDFIEALAMTITNPGSIFLILAMFTAVRFNIADSAVEPRMVILTVLWGIFTGSALWWFTLSTTVSTFRKKFRLRQLIMLNKISGVIIAAIGAISFCEGVFQLIVLKKF; from the coding sequence ATGATTTTCATAAAGGGGCTTATTGTAGGGCTGGGAGCCTCTATTCCGCTGGGACCGCTTGGGGTTTTGTGCATACAAAAGACTTTAAGCAGAGGGCGCGCATCAGGATTTTTCACAGGTCTGGGAGCCTCTGTATCAGATACTTTCTACTCCACTATTTCTTTACTTGGTCTTGTATTTATAGAGGATTTAATAGATAGCCACAAGGCAGCAGTTTTAATGGTTGGAGGAGTTGTAATATTGCTTATCGGTCTTAAAATTTACGTAACAAATCCGGTAAAGCAGATTAGGCAAAAAAATAAGAAGAGCAAACACGTAGAGGATTTCATAGAGGCTTTGGCAATGACCATTACAAATCCGGGCTCTATATTTTTGATTCTTGCAATGTTCACAGCCGTAAGATTCAACATTGCAGATTCCGCAGTTGAGCCAAGAATGGTAATATTGACCGTTCTTTGGGGAATCTTCACAGGCTCAGCACTTTGGTGGTTCACATTAAGCACAACTGTAAGCACCTTCAGAAAAAAATTCCGCTTAAGGCAGCTTATTATGCTCAACAAAATTTCAGGCGTTATCATTGCGGCGATTGGCGCCATCTCTTTTTGCGAGGGTGTCTTCCAGTTAATCGTACTAAAGAAATTCTAG
- a CDS encoding UbiD family decarboxylase encodes MESSLKEFAQLIGIDDFSESSKRLQEFLDEVFMPRANAIERMKILPVVKQFSEWFPVVSKGYPRCQEVIQAKLDVSAFKGITSAIVTAKTPLKTNRGSEQEEQNDLVEMLPLNFVGTDTVEIHWPAYSRIRDAFYESIDSQFNMAVSIGDTLCDLVGSINFPIGISPWFVAGFLKNKGIEMANCLTEDLSVPAESDFVLGGYIDRNEFKKSGALYPLMHITGITNKKEAEVPKIFDKTSPDADSELKELEINKNRCIEQIILSILRIMVYPEIEDIAFADGGLCKDVVIVKLSGANYQGKALRIAHALWGSSMFKLNKVFVIVREYPETFGKKLNIRNAEEVKKQILENYIPKANTYFTRGLIDERDTSAPQKGFGGKMCIDAMGAVNALPFDNAETDLSKVSCKSNLISYVSRGENIPKNSAIVIVVDDKEKDSSLLRATAKTDVIKDTEFVGEGVTSTLVINTEKI; translated from the coding sequence ATGGAAAGTAGTTTAAAGGAATTTGCTCAGCTTATTGGAATAGATGATTTTAGCGAATCGTCAAAAAGACTGCAAGAGTTTTTGGATGAGGTATTCATGCCGCGTGCGAATGCTATTGAGAGGATGAAAATTCTTCCGGTGGTAAAACAGTTTTCAGAGTGGTTCCCTGTAGTGTCTAAGGGGTATCCGCGCTGTCAGGAAGTCATCCAGGCAAAGCTGGATGTTTCTGCATTTAAGGGGATTACAAGCGCCATCGTGACTGCGAAGACACCACTTAAAACAAACAGGGGCAGTGAGCAGGAGGAACAAAATGACCTGGTAGAGATGCTGCCGCTGAATTTTGTGGGAACAGATACGGTGGAAATACATTGGCCAGCATATTCCCGCATAAGAGATGCATTTTATGAATCAATTGACAGCCAGTTTAATATGGCTGTTTCTATTGGAGATACGCTATGCGATCTTGTGGGAAGCATTAATTTTCCTATTGGAATTTCTCCGTGGTTTGTAGCGGGATTTTTAAAAAATAAGGGAATTGAAATGGCCAATTGTCTTACGGAGGATCTTTCTGTCCCGGCAGAAAGTGACTTTGTATTAGGAGGTTATATTGACAGAAATGAATTCAAAAAGAGCGGTGCCCTGTATCCGTTAATGCATATTACCGGAATTACAAATAAGAAAGAAGCAGAGGTTCCAAAGATTTTTGACAAAACTTCTCCTGATGCCGACAGCGAGCTAAAAGAGCTTGAAATAAATAAAAACAGATGTATTGAACAGATAATTCTTAGTATCTTGAGAATTATGGTATATCCTGAAATTGAGGATATCGCATTCGCCGATGGGGGACTGTGCAAAGATGTTGTAATAGTGAAACTGTCGGGAGCTAATTATCAAGGAAAAGCATTAAGAATTGCACACGCCCTGTGGGGGTCTTCTATGTTTAAGCTTAATAAGGTTTTTGTGATTGTGAGGGAATATCCGGAGACTTTTGGAAAGAAATTAAACATTCGCAACGCAGAGGAAGTTAAGAAGCAAATACTGGAAAATTACATTCCAAAAGCAAACACTTATTTTACCAGAGGGCTTATAGATGAGAGAGATACGTCTGCCCCTCAGAAAGGATTTGGAGGCAAGATGTGCATAGATGCAATGGGTGCCGTAAATGCATTGCCGTTTGATAATGCAGAGACTGACTTGTCAAAAGTTTCTTGCAAGAGCAATCTAATTTCTTACGTAAGCCGCGGAGAAAATATTCCAAAAAACAGTGCGATTGTTATTGTCGTTGATGATAAAGAGAAGGACTCTTCACTTTTGCGTGCTACTGCAAAGACGGATGTAATAAAAGATACGGAGTTTGTGGGTGAAGGTGTTACTTCTACGCTGGTTATCAACACAGAGAAAATCTAG